CCGCTGGAACGTGGACGGGCGCGTGCAGGGGCAGGCCGACGTGGCGCTCACGCCGCTCGGCGAGGCGCAGGCGGCCGCGCTGGGCCGGCGCCTGGCCGCCCTGCCGCTGGTCGCCGTCTACAGCAGCCCGCTGCGGCGCGCCCGGGAGACGGCCGAGGCGGTGGCCCGCCCGCACGGCCTTCCGGTCGTCACCCTCCCCGAGCTGGTGGAGATCGACCACGGGCGCTGGCAGGGGCTCACCTGGGCCGAGGTGGCCGCGCGCGACAGCGAACGGTACGCCCTCTGGCAGCGGCTGCCCGGACGGGTGGTGATGCCGGACGGGGAGCGCCTCTTCGACGTGCGCACCCGGGCGCTGGGGGCGGTGCGGCGCGTGGTGGCCGCCCACCCGGGGGCCACGGTGGCGCTCGTCTCCCACGAGGTGGTGCTGCGGGTCGTGCTGGGGGAGGCGCTGGGCATGGACTACGACCACCTGGGCCGGCTCGTCCTGGACAACGGCGGGATCAGCGTGGTGGAGTACGGCGCCGGCCCGCCGGTGGTGGTGGCGGTGAACGACACGGCGCACCTGAGCCTGCTGCCGCGAGCCCAGCGGTAACT
This DNA window, taken from Armatimonadota bacterium, encodes the following:
- a CDS encoding histidine phosphatase family protein; translation: MPHAPMSDPTPAPAPPTRLLLIRHGQSRWNVDGRVQGQADVALTPLGEAQAAALGRRLAALPLVAVYSSPLRRARETAEAVARPHGLPVVTLPELVEIDHGRWQGLTWAEVAARDSERYALWQRLPGRVVMPDGERLFDVRTRALGAVRRVVAAHPGATVALVSHEVVLRVVLGEALGMDYDHLGRLVLDNGGISVVEYGAGPPVVVAVNDTAHLSLLPRAQR